A window from Cryptomeria japonica chromosome 1, Sugi_1.0, whole genome shotgun sequence encodes these proteins:
- the LOC131028584 gene encoding extensin-like, which translates to MAFVIALALSMVALAAAEYDNYSPPPVYQYQSPPPPYYYKSPPPSPSPPQPSPPPYYYKSPPPPSPSPPPPYYYKSPPPPSPSPPPPYYYKSPPPPSPSPPPPYYYKSPPPPSHSPPPPYYYKSPPPPSPSPPPPYYYKSPPPPSPSPPPPYYYKSPPPPSPSPPPPYYYKSPPPPSPSPPPPYYYESPPPPSPSPPPYFYKSPPPPPKY; encoded by the coding sequence ATGGCGTTTGTAATTGCTTTGGCGTTGTCTATGGTGGCCTTGGCTGCTGCTGAATACGATAATTATTCACCTCCTCCTGTTTATCAATATCAATCTCCCCCTCCTCCTTACTATTATAagtctcctcctccatctccctcaccCCCTCAACCATCGCCACCTCCTTATTATTACAaatctccacctcctccatctccttcaCCTCCTCCACCGTACTACTATAAATCTCCACCTCCCCCATCTCCTTCACCTCCTCCTCCATATTACTACAAGTCCCCACCACCACCTtccccctctcctcctcctccatacTACTACAAGTCCCCACCTCCTCCATCTCATTCACCTCCTCCTCCATATTACTACAAATCCCCTCCACCACCATCTCCTTCACCTCCACCACCATACTATTACAAAtccccaccacctccatctccatctcctcctcccccATACTACTACAAGTCCCCTCCACCACCATCCCCTTCACCTCCCCCACCATATTATTACaaatccccaccaccaccatctccatctcctcctcctccatactACTACgaatccccaccaccaccatccccatcACCACCACCATACTTCTATAAgtctccaccacctccaccaaaaTATTGA